The segment TCAAAGTGTTTAGAGCAATAGGatattataataaataatactaGATCGAAACACACACCATTTAATAATTACACGAGGCACATGAACAGGGAGGACGTCGCTTCTCTTTCCTAAGAGCTGACTGCCCTGTGTATAGCATAACATGCACGCTAggtttaaaattacaaaaaccCAACCGAGTCCCAGCCTTTCGGCCTGTATAAATTATGGcatcttttgaaatgaatcaTTTATTGCTTCTGTCATTAACACCCGTTTAGTTTTGCAAACTGAAAGTTAGCGGTGAACTTCGGTTCTCCGACCGGGAAGAGTGGGGTCCGCACTGAGGTACATACGCACCTCGgggcgggacgggacgggacgggacgtGATGGGACGAGACGGGACAGCCGGAGGGGACCCCGGGAGCTGCTGCGGGGAGCACTGCGGCTCCTTCGGATCCCACGAAAAGAGCTGGGGCCACGCTCCGTACCCCAGGAAAAACTGGTTGCAAATTACCCGCcagtaaaacaaaatagtaataataaaaaaataacgATCCCACTGCAAACAATTCCCTTCCGGAGCCGCTGCTTCCGAAATCCGCGGAGCCCTGTGCGGACTCCGGGAGCGATTCCGGGAATGTGGGTTTTGATAGCGGTGACTGCGGGAATGCCGCTTTCTCGCGTTTTCCAACGAATACAACAAATCAAAACTGACACTTTTGGGCACCGGCTGATGTCCGGAGATAAAAATTACAGGTCCCCTCCCCAAAGAGTTAAGCGTTTAAGAAAGTTATAAATGGAACCGTTCAACACATTTAAATTCGTTTATACTGGCCTAGAGGGAAGgatagaaaatataattaatattaatttttaaaaaaaggaagaaacagaacgATAAAGTCAAGGTTGGTCGGCACTCCCTTCGACCGAGAGAAAAAAGCCGACTTTCACGGAAATAGAAAACAATTCACAAAACTTCGTCACCgctggaaggagaagaaaaaaaaattaaatatattttcaagtcTTTCCAAAAGTCTGTAGCTGGTCGTAAATCGAGTTTATATATCCATCACTGTCCGCAAGTAATCGATCAAGAAACGTTGTCTTTCAGTTTGGAGACTATTTTCTTATCCTTCACCCTCCTGTTCTGAAACCAAATGGTGACCTGGCGTTCGGACAGGTTCGTGGCCGCGGATATCCTTCGCCTCTTGTCCTTGTTAATGAACTTGTTAATGGCGTATTCGTTCTCGAGTTCCTTAAGCTGGAGCTTGGTGTAGGGcactctcttcttcctcccgCGCCGGTAGACACACATCTCGGGCTGGTTTAGTGCAACGTCCCCTATGGAAAAGACACGACgtgaaaaattagaattttatGACAGGCGCTTAAAGAGCGGCTGATACTCGTCGGGCATTGCTTTTCACAGGCAGATAAATAACAGGGGCTTGTTTACAGTTTGTTATTATTTACACTGCCCCATTAGCCGCGCGTTGGGCAGCCCCGCTCCTGACGGACTGTCATCACTGTGAGCGGCGCGGCGGGGCTGGCAGCGCGCACAGACGGCCCTTTGCTGCACGCTGCCCGCTTTGTTTGCATGTGGTTAGCGCCGGCGTGCCCCGCTGCTCGCGGCCTCTTAAGTGCTCTGGGACCGGGTCAGCGGGCTGCCGGGGAGCGGAGGAGCCTCCGAGCCACCGTCCCGCAAACGGAAATACAGACCGAGGCGCCACGGGAGAAGCAGAAGGAGCCCggggccccgccgccccggTGCCCCGCGGGGTGCGACTTCCTGGGGCGGCCGGGGAAGAGAGAGCCCCCCGATCCTCGGGCCGCTCCGGGGCAGGGCGGGGGGCGGCCGGCGGAGGGCGCGGGGGGCGCGGCTCGGAGCGGTTCTCGCCCTCGCGTACCTGGAAAGGACGATTTCCAGAAGTGCGAGCTCTGTGTCTGATCTTTGGCACAGTACACCTGGCCGTTCCAGCCATTAGCCAGAGTCCAGGACTGATAGCCCTCCATGGATATGTATGTTTCGTGTCTCGGTTCCCCAGAGCCAAACGTTGAGACCATGTCTATGTACCCAGGAACGTGCTGGTAGGGGTTTGTATAGCCCTGGTAGAAGGACACTTCCTTCGCCCTGGAGGAGACTTCATTGGCGGGGACACTCGTGCTGGTCAGACTGGAGACGTCCATGTACTTTTCCACGGGAAAGCCGCCAATGGAGGCATGTGGGGGAGACTTCAGGGCGTTCTGCTGGATCCCAACCCCGTGGGACATCCTGCAGCTATAGTATCCGTTGCCAAAGTGATACCCATAGCCGAgcgcgggggcggcgggcggcgcgcCGGAGCCCGGGCAGTCCTTGGCCGGGGGGTcgggccgcgccgccgcccccgAGCGCTCCCCTCCGCCGGCGTAGGAGAACCccgaggcggcggcggcggccgcgcgGCCCGTATGCGCCGCGCCGAAAACGGGCGAGGAGAGAAAGTTACGGCACTGCCCGGGGGtgccaccgccgccgccgccgccgctgctgTCGCCGCGCAGTCCGTCCATCTCCCAGCTCGCTTCTTTGCTCATGGCCTTGCACATCGCGGGCGGCGGCGCGGTCCCCGGCCGGGCATGGCGCAAAATTGTTATTTGCCTCCAACAGGTTGGATCCTGGCGGTACGTTTATAAAAAGCAAGTCCGGGTCGAGGGAGGGGGGAAGCGGGGGTGGGGGCGGCCGGCTCCAGATTAGTTTGCCTCAGCCCGGGGGGCTGCTCATAGGCTGCCGCCGGAGCATGTGACCCTCCCGCCGCCTCGCAGCCCCCCGGCTCGCACCGACGGGGCCC is part of the Numida meleagris isolate 19003 breed g44 Domestic line chromosome 5, NumMel1.0, whole genome shotgun sequence genome and harbors:
- the HOXD13 gene encoding homeobox protein Hox-D13; translation: MCKAMSKEASWEMDGLRGDSSGGGGGGGTPGQCRNFLSSPVFGAAHTGRAAAAAASGFSYAGGGERSGAAARPDPPAKDCPGSGAPPAAPALGYGYHFGNGYYSCRMSHGVGIQQNALKSPPHASIGGFPVEKYMDVSSLTSTSVPANEVSSRAKEVSFYQGYTNPYQHVPGYIDMVSTFGSGEPRHETYISMEGYQSWTLANGWNGQVYCAKDQTQSSHFWKSSFPGDVALNQPEMCVYRRGRKKRVPYTKLQLKELENEYAINKFINKDKRRRISAATNLSERQVTIWFQNRRVKDKKIVSKLKDNVS